A window of uncultured Methanoregula sp. genomic DNA:
ATCGAGTGGGTGCCGACGTCCCAAAGCAACGTGCGCTACGGGGTGCTGGCCCTGATCGCGGGCACGATGAGCGTCACCGCGCTGGCGATGGCGATCGCGGTGCCCTTCGGGCTGGGGGCGGCGGTGTTTGTGTCCGAGTTTTGCGGTCCGAGGTTGAAGGAAGGGTTAAAAATAACCATCGAGCTCCTGGCGGCGATCCCCTCCGTGGTCTGGGGGTTCATCGGTCTGAGCGTGATGAACCCGATCATTCAAGACGTGTTCCACGTGCCCGTCGGGCTGAACGTGCTCAACGGGGCGATCCTGCTGGCGCTCATGAGCGTGCCCATCATCGTGTCGATCGGGGAGGACTCGCTCAAGGCCGTGCCCGACTCGTATCGCGAGGCGGCCCTGGCGCTGGGCGCCACGCGCTGGCAATTGGTCTATCGCGTGCTCTTTCCGGCGGCGAAAAACGGGCTCCTGGCGGCGGTGCTGCTGGGCGTGGGGCGGGCGGTGGGGGAGACGATGGCGGTGCTCATGGCCACGGGCCACGCGGTGAACATCCCCCATAGCGTGTTCGATCCGGTCCGCACCCTCACGGCGACGATCGCGGCGGAGTTGGGCGAGGCTTCGGTGGGGTCGGATCATTACCAGGTGCTCTTCATCATCGGGATCTTGTTGTTCACGATCACCTTTGCCGTAAACCTGGCGGCGGACTTGGTGGTCAAAGGCATCCGCCGGAAGTAATCCCGCATGTTTACCGAAACCCCATTCGTCCGCAAGAAGCTGCGCCGGGAACGCGCCGCGCAGTGGCTCTTTGGCGCAATGGCCATGGCCATGGTGGTGCCCCTGCTGGTCATCGTGGGCTATTTGGTCTACCGCGCTTTTCCGTTGCTGACCTGGAATTTTTTGGTGACCAATCCCACGAATGGCATGCGGCAGGGCGGGATTTGGTCGGCCTTTTTGGGCACGATCTACCTAGTGGGCATATCGCTGTGTATTTCCGCGCCGATTGGCGTGCTGGCGGCCGTGTATCT
This region includes:
- the pstC gene encoding phosphate ABC transporter permease subunit PstC, translating into MSEPVIEGTIRLCGISAILFVFGIFFFVFREGAGFLFKGLNLSQFLFSIEWVPTSQSNVRYGVLALIAGTMSVTALAMAIAVPFGLGAAVFVSEFCGPRLKEGLKITIELLAAIPSVVWGFIGLSVMNPIIQDVFHVPVGLNVLNGAILLALMSVPIIVSIGEDSLKAVPDSYREAALALGATRWQLVYRVLFPAAKNGLLAAVLLGVGRAVGETMAVLMATGHAVNIPHSVFDPVRTLTATIAAELGEASVGSDHYQVLFIIGILLFTITFAVNLAADLVVKGIRRK